GAGTAAGTAACCCACCCCCATATTTTTTTTTGGTTGTGCATTTTTGTCGTCGTAATTAATGTTTTCCCCATCGATTCGTGATCTAAACTTTTATTTGTGTTGATTTTTCGACAGGAGCAACGCCAAAGCTGGTGCTTCAGATGATGAATGTGAGGGGGCTCAGCATTGCTCATGTAAAAAGTCACTTGCAGGTAAAGGCAGAAAAAAGGAACAGCCTACTTCTCATGACTGCTTGGTAGCTGTTCTTCTATAGCTAGCTACTTGTTTCTTTCCTTCACACGACAAGCGTTGGACCTAACCCTTTTCTTGTTCATCCCTTTCGACTTTTCAGATGTACAGAAGCAAAAAGATAGAGCACGAGTCCAGCCACGAGAGGGCAGCAATGTCCTCAGGTAATTGTCTATACAATCGCTGATGCTGGACATCTCACTATTTTCCCACTAGGAATTCAGTTCCATGATTTGGTTTCCTCTTAATTTCCACAGTATTTTCGCCCATGAATTTTCACATGAGGAGAGGGGACCATCCGTTTCACGACATGTTCTTCCAGCGAGCTGCGGCCGGCTCGACTCTCTCCTCCAGGTTCAACGATAACGGCGGGGTCTTCGCGCCGAGAAACGCCGGCTTGCCGGATGCTAGCCGGATTTATGGCCTCCTCCAGCGCCGGCAGCCTCCATTACAAACCTTCGACTTCAAGAACAGCACGAGCCTTAGGTACTAAAATTAAGCAGGCCATGGCATCTTACATGCATGTGACGATCATGCCGAAACCCTAATCGGTACATGCTTGCGTCTAGGAATCAAGAATGGGCGTTCACCCAGCACGCGGTAGCGGCGAGGGCACGCGCAGTTAACGACAATGGTCTGGGGAAAGGGCTTATCCGCGAGATGATCTTCAGGAAGGACGGCAAGCCGACGTCGCATTTGTTCGACGTGAGGGACGCCGTCGCCTCCAACGGGACGTCGTCGCCGTCAACAAGCACGAGCCCGGCCGACCGTAGGTCAGATGGCGCGAAGATTGGAAGCATCAACTGGATCGGCAGCAGCTCCCGGCCGCTCTCGAAGGCAATGTCGGCTACTGGTTTGGAGCAGGGCGGCCACGCTCAGCTCCCGTTTAGGTGGCGAGGTGCCgccggcagcaatggctgccaccCGAACGGCAACCCTGGCAGAACAACGTCACCTTCAGATCCGGTGGTGACCCGTGAAGCTGGTTCCCCACTGTTGGTACGCATCATTGTTTACATATCTTGCTTGGAATTGATACATTCACTTGTAAATAAATCGTAACTTCTCACAAAATATCAACAATTAATGGTTGCTTCTGTGCATGCAGCTGCCGAAGCAGGGAATGCCGAGGGCTCCTGCCGAGGAGACGAGCATCGGAGCAGAGGCGAGGAGGACGAAGACATCGGCTACGGCGGAGGAGAACGGTTGGGCGCCGGAGTTGCAGCTAAGCCTGAGCCCCAACGCGGTGGCAGACACTGCAGGAAGGGGCAAGAAGAGGAACAGCGCTGGGCAGGAGGTGAGCAGCGACAAggtgcctctctctctctcgctgtcaTTACATGGTGGCGTCGTCGACGACGACGGTGGTGGCCGGGATGGCAGGAGGTTAGACGTAGCGACAGGTAGCAGCAGCAAGAAGGCCGCTCTGGGGCTGAGTACTTTGGATCTGACCATGTCGATCAAGGCATTGGAGTGAGATCTTTCAAGTACTTGTCCCAAGGCCTTCCAAAACTTGCACACTGCACCATGAGATTAATTAATAAGATTGTTGATCTACTTTAACCATGCTTCCAGACAAATATATAATTAAATATATATTTCTTATCTTGAGTGACATGTAGTAGCTAGGATGACTGTGTTcctccacatatatatatatatatatatatgtcacatGCATGATCAGAACAATATTTGTCAGGCATGGTATCATTGGGCTTCTGAATCATATATATCTGTATATGAAATGAAACAAAATGCACACTTATTGATCAAACGCTTAATCATAATTACAATTTCTTTCGCCGTAAGAGTTTTTTTTGGGGTACATCAGGGCAGACCCAGTGCACTTATATATCTAAACATCTATTAGATATATAGTGCACTATATCTAATGGCATTATAAACATTTGCAAAAGTAAATAATGACATTATTAAAAAGTCCCAGTGCACTATATCGTCCTGCTAGTGTTATATGTATCTGAAATAAAACCCTTATTTAATTAGTGTCTTTGTGAAAGAAGAGTTATGAGATGTTTTGGATTTGGTGCTAAGATCTATATCTAGATGAAGATAGGGGTGTTTTCTCTTATTTTCTCATTCAATAGGGGGCCACATCAAACTTGTACGTAGGAAACCATGCTTAAGATGGAAGCATTTTTACCTATATGCATATAAACTCTTTTTTTATGATGAATAAACTGATTTAATTTGTTCTGGTGCACTTGCTCAAATACATGAATTTCTATACTAGATTAGGATGGGCAGTACTTGTTACACGGTGTAATTTAAGCGCAGCACAGGTTAGTCTGGACATTGTAAAAAGTTGCTAGGTTCACCTTCCACTTCCATACTTTTTATAATCATGTATACAACTCAGCTCAACTAAATAAAATTAATTATATCATTGTAGAGTAATAGAAATGATAAGTGACCCACTAAGTTGTATTTGCTATGTTTCACAGTTGCAGTTTTGATTTCATGAGAAACGTAAAATCATACGTACATATCTATTTATTTTCACCAAGAAACAGCATAAAATGACTAAGACTAACAATATGAAAATATTATGCATGCTTAAGCATTTGTTGATGACAAGTTACACTTGTAAGTAAAGTGGTTATATATATCATATTAATTTTAGATGATATTGATAGTATTAATCTTTCACGCCCAATTGAATATACTGCGTCCAGTTCTTGCTAATAATGGAACCTTTAAAATATGTTTATATCCATCTTATACAAAACATATTTAGGGCCGAGCCTTTGAGTGTACACTGGCCAGTATTCAAGATTTTGTATTCTAGAAAAAGAGTATTCAAGATTGTATATTTTTCGTTTTAGCTAGAATATAAATTTCTGAAGTATAATCATATCTAGAATTATCCACCAGATCTAGTCAAGTACTTGTTCGAAAATTGGAAACATTAGCAGTCCAACAATCACTTAACTAATAATGATTGTGTTGCTTAGTTTTTATGTTTGCTTTCCTCTATAATATgcatatatgatgaatattattaTCATATATCAGATAGAAAAATATAAATGTAGTGTTGTAACACCAGCAAGCATACTTACTTAGTTTCCATAATAAAATTCAATTTGCAAGAATATATAGCAAAAATTTGGATGA
The sequence above is drawn from the Triticum aestivum cultivar Chinese Spring chromosome 7A, IWGSC CS RefSeq v2.1, whole genome shotgun sequence genome and encodes:
- the LOC123151494 gene encoding uncharacterized protein, with the translated sequence MGEVKEKEALAKVLEDHRKGSSDDDSPPPAGLDLNEGFSEASDDGEDGEENYDDDGGSTSEVAGGGRSSSNNNSANHESESSRGHRDKAEGSGERVPTVRQYNRSKHPRLRWTPDLHMAFLHAVERLGGQERATPKLVLQMMNVRGLSIAHVKSHLQMYRSKKIEHESSHERAAMSSVFSPMNFHMRRGDHPFHDMFFQRAAAGSTLSSRFNDNGGVFAPRNAGLPDASRIYGLLQRRQPPLQTFDFKNSTSLRNQEWAFTQHAVAARARAVNDNGLGKGLIREMIFRKDGKPTSHLFDVRDAVASNGTSSPSTSTSPADRRSDGAKIGSINWIGSSSRPLSKAMSATGLEQGGHAQLPFRWRGAAGSNGCHPNGNPGRTTSPSDPVVTREAGSPLLLPKQGMPRAPAEETSIGAEARRTKTSATAEENGWAPELQLSLSPNAVADTAGRGKKRNSAGQEVSSDKVPLSLSLSLHGGVVDDDGGGRDGRRLDVATGSSSKKAALGLSTLDLTMSIKALE